One window of the Nicotiana tabacum cultivar K326 chromosome 4, ASM71507v2, whole genome shotgun sequence genome contains the following:
- the LOC107763511 gene encoding clathrin light chain 2-like: MSNQLDGELRAGSTQPFDDGYLGYDPRLSSQRFDSFSNFAESESVNGPAGDDSPIFTSNSYEQPIHVPYEFSSFSSEVDATSDGAILPPPVEMQPEQGSALREWTRLNAIRLEEKEMREKEVLSQISDEADEFKVDFYRKREITVETNKATNREKEKLFVASHEKFHAEAAGNYWKSIGELIPNEVPTIEKKKGKKDDEKKPSIVVINGPKPGKATDLSRMRQILLKLKHNTPHHLKPSPPAGPSTKADSATAPVATAVASSSEPVAVA, encoded by the exons ATGTCCAATCAACTGGACGGCGAGTTGCGGGCGGGTTCCACTCAGCCGTTCGACGACGGTTACCTCGGATACGATCCGCGTCTCTCTTCCCAGAGATTTGACTCCTTCTCCAACTTCGCTGAGTCCGAGTCCGTCAATGGCCCCGCCGGTGACGATTCGCCCATTTTTACTTCGAATTCCTATGAACAGCCGATCCACGTACCGTATGAattctcctctttttcttctgaAGTGGATGCAACATCGGATGGAGCAATTCTGCCGCCTCCGGTGGAGATGCAACCGGAGCAAGGTTCCGCTCTTAGAGAGTGGACAAG GCTTAATGCCATTCGACTAGAGGAGAAGGAAATGAGAGAAAAAGAGGTGTTGAGCCAAATCTCTGATGAAGCAGATGAGTTCAAAGTTGATTTTTACAGGAAGAGGGAGATCACAGTGGAAACGAACAAAGCTACTAACCGAGAGAAGGAGAAA TTATTTGTAGCCAGTCATGAGAAGTTCCATGCTGAAGCTGCTGGAAATTATTGGAAATCAATTGGGGAGCTGATTCCTAATGAAGTaccaacaattgaaaagaagaaagggaaaaaggaTGACGAGAAGAAGCCATCGATCGTTGTGATCAATGGGCCAAAGCCTGGGAAAGCCACTGATTTATCAAGAATGAGGCAGATACTATTGAAGCTTAAGCATAATACACCTCACCACCTCAAGCCTTCTCCACCAGCAGGCCCTTCTACAAAAGCTGATTCTGCTACTGCTCCAGTTGCCACCGCAGTAGCTTCCTCCTCTGAACCTGTTGCTGTTGCTTGA
- the LOC107763510 gene encoding uncharacterized protein LOC107763510: MNRSFRAEESALRQRQQQQMGSLRSSGMKEKDEELTLFLEMRRREKERSDLLLQNSDEFDAPLGATRGSSPIFDIASETPVRKTGADDFLNADNDKNDYDWLLTPPGTPLFPSLEMESQKTVMSQLRTPKARPTALKSRLANPQAEPTSRSNLSSRQPASSPVLNNSSSGLRRPSSSGGSRPSTPTGRPTLSTTSKSNLTSGSRPSSTAASRPTTSITTSKTMSTTTASRQSRSATPTSRATLTTAKATAPPRSSTPTARSSARSSTPTTRASIPGSKSASRTATPTRRPPSMTSTTNTNAPLVRSSSASSAKSATGSARNPSASRPSSPTIKPRPWKPSDMPGFSLDAPPNLRTSLSDRPISATRGRPGAPSVRSSSIEPASNGRIRRQSCSPARGRPPNGVTHSSGSSVPIPAMSRLHAKANDNVSPVMVGSKMVERVVNMRKLAPPKQDDKQSPRSNLSTKSSSPDSSGFGRTFSKKSLDMAIRHMDIRRSIPGNLRPLLTNIPASSMYSVRSGPNKSRTVSVSDSPLATSSNASSEVSVNNNALCVDGIEADDDINSDKGARSPASLQGR, encoded by the exons atgaaTAGAAGTTTTAGGGCGGAAGAGTCAGCGTTGAGGCagagacaacaacaacaaatggGGAGTCTGAGGAGCTCGGGAATGAAGGAGAAGGACGAGGAGCTAACGTTGTTTCTCGAAATGCGAagaagggaaaaggaaagaagtGATCTTCTTCTTCAGAACTCTGATGAATTTGATGCTCCTCTTg GTGCAACAAGAGGTAGTTCTCCTATTTTTGACATTGCATCAGAAACTCCGGTGCGGAAGACTGGTGCTGATGATTTCCTCAATGCTGACAATGATAAAAATGACTATGACTG GCTTTTAACACCTCCTGGTActcctctttttccttcacttgagATGGAGTCGCAGAAGACAGTAATGAGTCAACTTAGAACTCCTAAAGCTCGTCCTACTGCATTGAAATCTAGA TTGGCAAATCCCCAGGCCGAGCCAACGTCAAGAAGCAACTTATCATCTAGACAGCCAGCTTCCTCTCCTGTATTAAATAATTCAAGTTCAGGCCTCCGGAGACCATCATCTTCAGGTGGATCAAGACCTTCAACTCCTACTGGACGACCGACTTTAAGCACAACATCTAAATCCAATTTGACCTCAGGGTCTAGACCCTCATCTACTGCAGCATCCAGACCAACGACATCCATTACAACCTCTAAAACAATGTCAACCACAACAGCATCTAGACAATCAAGGTCTGCAACACCTACTTCTCGTGCCACTTTGACAACTGCTAAAGCCACAGCACCTCCAAGATCTTCAACGCCTACTGCAAGGTCTAGTGCAAGGTCCTCAACGCCAACTACCAGGGCATCTATTCCTGGATCAAAGTCCGCATCAAGGACAGCAACTCCAACACGTCGGCCACCTTCAATGACTAGTACAACTAATACAAATGCTCCACTGGTTAGATCTTCATCTGCCTCTTCAGCTAAGTCAGCTACAGGTTCAGCCAGAAATCCTTCAGCCTCACGTCCTAGTTCTCCCACTATAAAGCCCAGACCATGGAAGCCTTCAGATATGCCAGGATTCTCCCTTGATGCACCACCCAATTTAAGGACATCATTATCTGACAGACCAATTTCTGCTACAAGGGGTAGACCTGGAGCTCCAAGTGTTAGATCTTCATCTATTGAGCCAGCTTCAAATGGAAGGATTAGACGACAATCATGCTCTCCAGCAAGAGGACGTCCTCCTAATGGTGTTACGCATAGCAGTGGAAGCTCTGTACCTATCCCTGCTATGAGTCGATTGCATGCTAAAGCTAATGACAATGTAAGCCCTGTTATGGTTGGAAGTAAGATGGTTGAAAGGGTAGTAAATATGCGGAAGCTGGCTCCTCCAAAGCAGGATGACAAACAGTCTCCACGGAGTAACTTATCTACAAAGTCTTCATCACCTGACAGCTCTGGCTTTGGAAGAACATTTTCAAAGAAATCCCTGGATATGGCTATTAGGCATATG GATATAAGGCGAAGCATCCCAGGTAATCTGCGCCCTCTGTTGACTAATATTCCAGCATCCTCTATGTACAGTGTGAGATCAGGGCCTAATAAAAGCAGGACAGTAAGTGTATCTGATTCTCCACTTGCTACGAGCAGTAATGCCAGTTCTGAAGTGAGTGTTAATAACAATGCCCTGTGCGTGGATGGGATTGAAGCTGATGATGATATTAACAGCGATAAAGGTGCTCGATCTCCTGCCAGTTTGCAGGGAAGGTGA